In Malania oleifera isolate guangnan ecotype guangnan chromosome 8, ASM2987363v1, whole genome shotgun sequence, a single window of DNA contains:
- the LOC131162211 gene encoding probable serine/threonine-protein kinase PBL21 translates to MSCFACIGPRRDISKIEDDTRIRSRSSSRRSIDSSVGGRRKAYSDTSEHRNGKESVNGKGKDGASKGNAARSFTFRELATATRNFWEGNLIGEGGFGKVFKGRLDSSQIVAIKQLNLDGLQGFQEFIVEVLMLSLLHHSNLVTLIGYCTDGNQRLLVYEYMPMGSLEDHLFCVEPDKEPLNWSTRMKIAAGAARGLEYLHCKANPPVIYRDLKSANILLDNDFNPKLSDFGLAKLGPVGDNTHVSTRVMGTYGYCAPEYAMSGHLTLKSDIYSFGVVLLELITGRKVYDYSKKLGEQNLITWSRPYMKDRRKFMQLVDPLLQGHFPVRSLHHAIAITAMCLQEQPNFRPLISDIVVALEYLASQASASESKKGTALCPPTVPSPSHSRQGSEPTKLFTSL, encoded by the exons ATGAGCTGCTTCGCTTGCATTGGTCCTCGGAGGGACATTAGCAAAATCGAAGACGACACACGCATTCGTTCTCGTTCCAGTTCCCGCCGTTCCATTGACTCttcag TTGGTGGAAGACGAAAGGCTTACTCTGATACGAGTG AGCATAGAAACGGAAAAGAATCGGTGAATGGGAAAGGCAAGGACGGTGCTTCAAAAGGCAATGCGGCAAGAAGCTTCACATTCCGGGAACTCGCGACTGCGACACGAAATTTCTGGGAAGGCAACTTGATCGGTGAAGGTGGTTTCGGAAAAGTTTTCAAAGGCCGTCTCGATTCCAGCCAG ATTGTGGCAATCAAACAACTTAATCTCGACGGTCTTCAGGGGTTTCAGGAATTTATTGTGGAAGTCCTGATGTTAAGCCTCCTGCATCATTCTAACCTTGTTACCTTGATTGGGTACTGCACTGATGGAAATCAAAGGCTCCTGGTTTATGAGTATATGCCCATGGGTAGCTTGGAAGATCATCTTTTCT GTGTGGAACCTGACAAAGAGCCACTAAACTGGAGCACACGAATGAAGATTGCTGCTGGTGCAGCTCGGGGCCTGGAGTATCTCCACTGCAAAGCAAATCCACCTGTTATTTACCGTGACCTGAAATCTGCAAATATATTATTGGACAATGACTTCAATCCAAAACTATCAGACTTTGGACTTGCTAAATTGGGACCTGTTGGTGATAATACTCACGTCTCCACAAGAGTCATGGGGACATATGGATACTGCGCTCCAGAGTATGCCATGAGCGGCCACCTAACTCTTAAATCTGATATTTATAGCTTTGGTGTAGTTTTGTTGGAGCTGATCACCGGGCGGAAGGTGTACGACTACAGCAAGAAGCTAGGAGAGCAGAACCTAATTACTTGG AGTCGCCCGTATATGAAAGATCGAAGAAAGTTTATGCAGCTGGTTGATCCCTTGCTTCAAGGGCACTTCCCCGTTCGCAGTCTGCACCATGCAATAGCGATCACCGCAATGTGTCTTCAGGAGCAGCCAAATTTTCGCCCTCTTATCAGCGACATTGTTGTGGCACTTGAGTACTTGGCCTCTCAAGCCTCTGCCTCAGAGTCCAAGAAGGGTACAGCACTCTGCCCCCCCACAGTGCCATCGCCTTCCCATTCACGGCAGGGCAGTGAACCCACAAAACTTTTCACTTCTCTTTGA